One window of the Asticcacaulis sp. SL142 genome contains the following:
- the rpmI gene encoding 50S ribosomal protein L35 has translation MSKLKTKSGAKKRFRFTASGKVKAGVAGKRHRLISHNGKYIRQNRGTQVMSDADTIKIKSYMPYA, from the coding sequence ATGTCAAAACTGAAGACGAAATCGGGCGCCAAGAAGCGTTTCCGCTTCACGGCCTCGGGCAAGGTAAAGGCCGGCGTTGCCGGTAAGCGCCACCGTTTGATCTCGCACAATGGCAAGTACATCCGCCAGAACCGCGGTACGCAGGTGATGTCGGATGCCGACACCATCAAGATCAAATCCTACATGCCCTACGCCTAA
- a CDS encoding DUF1800 domain-containing protein: protein MDTAETVVPDTDANGADRSERTPDIHPAAVAIAAASLLLSACGGGGGGGSGGGSGSGVSPPPPPITPVSTSQAARFLLQAQFSASESDVSSVQSLGISGWLDARMNEAPGPTGVAWLDSRGHNAITSEQTYFNPVFGDWMIWNQVLTSPDQLRKRIALALSEHFVVSLNPIDGFYPPYCIAAYWDMLARNAFGNFRTLLEDVTLSVAMGMYLNTLGNEKENAQGRQPDENYAREVMQLFTLGLYQLNNDGSIKTDLLTGAKLETYTQSDVTNLARVFTGYERDLTGVTTTPNPVPGLNYPIPNTRYVTNPMKLTAGKHSMLEVNFLGTNIPANTEGTAALKTALDALFNHPNVGPFFARAMIQRLVTSNPSAAYINRVASAFNNNGSGVRGDLKAFWKALFNDPEALTVPTADTAGKLREPMIRFVQLLRTAGFASWSGKYEIYDLTNPDFGLGQSPLRSGSVFNFFRPGYVPPNTTLADRNAVAPEFQLVNESSIASYLNFTLHVMKNGYADIDLTYTRPLTMVTDTTALVNWLNLYMTGDQLSPATVSLIKTALDSVPVSATSTDAQKIDRMWSAFLLVIASPEYLIQK, encoded by the coding sequence ATGGACACGGCAGAGACGGTAGTACCGGACACTGACGCAAACGGCGCGGACAGGTCTGAACGCACGCCCGATATACATCCCGCCGCCGTCGCTATCGCAGCGGCCTCCCTGCTCTTGTCCGCCTGTGGCGGCGGAGGGGGCGGAGGTTCCGGTGGTGGCTCCGGTAGCGGGGTCAGCCCTCCACCCCCGCCGATCACACCGGTCAGCACCTCTCAGGCCGCACGATTCCTGCTGCAGGCGCAGTTTTCAGCCTCGGAATCCGATGTCAGCAGCGTTCAGTCCTTGGGCATCTCCGGCTGGCTCGACGCCCGCATGAACGAGGCACCGGGGCCAACGGGCGTGGCCTGGCTGGATTCGCGCGGCCACAATGCCATAACCTCTGAGCAGACCTATTTTAATCCGGTGTTCGGCGACTGGATGATCTGGAATCAGGTACTGACCAGCCCGGATCAGTTACGCAAACGCATCGCACTGGCCCTGTCCGAACATTTTGTGGTGTCGCTTAATCCCATCGATGGCTTTTATCCGCCCTACTGCATCGCCGCCTATTGGGACATGCTGGCCCGAAACGCCTTTGGCAATTTCCGCACCCTGCTGGAGGACGTGACCTTAAGCGTGGCTATGGGCATGTATCTCAACACGCTCGGTAACGAGAAGGAAAACGCCCAAGGCCGGCAGCCGGATGAAAACTATGCCCGTGAGGTGATGCAGCTTTTCACCCTTGGTCTCTATCAGCTCAATAACGATGGCTCGATCAAGACGGATCTGCTTACCGGCGCCAAGCTTGAGACCTACACCCAGTCCGATGTCACCAATCTGGCGCGGGTCTTTACCGGCTATGAGCGCGATCTGACCGGCGTGACGACCACGCCTAACCCGGTCCCCGGCCTGAACTACCCGATCCCCAATACCCGCTACGTTACGAACCCGATGAAACTAACGGCCGGCAAACATTCGATGCTGGAGGTCAATTTTTTGGGGACAAATATCCCCGCAAATACCGAAGGCACAGCCGCGCTCAAAACCGCACTCGATGCTTTGTTCAACCACCCCAATGTCGGGCCGTTCTTTGCGCGGGCCATGATCCAGCGGCTGGTGACTTCAAACCCAAGTGCCGCCTATATCAACCGGGTCGCGTCAGCGTTTAATAATAATGGCTCCGGCGTGCGCGGCGATCTCAAAGCCTTCTGGAAGGCCCTGTTTAACGATCCGGAAGCGCTCACGGTACCGACCGCCGACACGGCGGGTAAACTGCGTGAGCCGATGATCCGGTTCGTGCAATTGCTGCGCACGGCCGGATTTGCGTCTTGGAGTGGTAAATACGAAATCTATGACCTGACCAATCCTGATTTCGGTCTGGGCCAAAGCCCGCTGCGCTCAGGCTCGGTGTTCAACTTCTTCCGCCCCGGCTATGTACCGCCCAATACGACGCTGGCCGACCGCAATGCGGTGGCGCCGGAGTTCCAGTTGGTCAATGAAAGCTCGATCGCCAGCTATCTGAATTTCACACTCCACGTCATGAAGAACGGTTATGCCGACATCGACCTGACCTATACCCGGCCGCTGACGATGGTGACGGATACGACGGCGCTGGTGAACTGGCTGAACCTTTACATGACCGGCGATCAGCTCTCGCCCGCCACGGTCAGCCTGATCAAGACCGCGCTCGATTCCGTGCCGGTCAGTGCCACCTCGACCGACGCCCAGAAAATCGACCGCATGTGGTCGGCCTTCCTGCTGGTCATCGCCAGCCCTGAATATCTGATCCAGAAGTGA
- a CDS encoding Y-family DNA polymerase: MPAASPEDDINSSNLNWLYLDMNSYFASVEQQDDVRLRNRPMIVVPVTSDYTSAIAASYEAKALGIRTGTSVREARALCPAIQIREARPDRYVQVHNRILEEVDRTLPIEKVCSIDEVACRLTMGQRHEAAAKALGYRIQQNIMANIGECLRSSIGIAPSRMLAKTAADIVKPLGLTVLRQDDLPGKLLDLKLNDLPGVGASMNLRLNKAGVFTVAELYALPAPRLRQIWGGIGGDNFWYSLHGIDPPEMDTVRGSISHSHVLASDLRPIEAARGVARRLVAKCGSRLRRMGYKCGGLHLSIRADRGDGRAQAEAHFDVTADSFRMIEVMDGLWRHCAAKLNSPRVKKVSITCTRVIPADLPPDLFGWTPEGAEDARHMLVLKALDGLNQKFGKDAVTIGPRTKVHGFVGAKVAFNRIPENAEFWE, translated from the coding sequence ATGCCCGCAGCCAGCCCCGAAGACGACATAAATTCGAGTAACCTCAACTGGTTATATCTCGACATGAATTCCTATTTCGCCAGTGTCGAGCAGCAGGATGACGTGCGCCTGCGTAACCGTCCGATGATTGTCGTGCCGGTGACCTCGGACTATACCTCAGCCATTGCCGCCAGCTATGAAGCCAAGGCGCTGGGGATTAGAACCGGCACCAGTGTCAGGGAGGCGCGGGCGCTGTGTCCGGCGATCCAGATTCGTGAGGCACGGCCGGACCGCTATGTTCAGGTGCATAACCGCATATTGGAAGAGGTTGATCGCACTTTGCCAATCGAAAAGGTCTGCTCGATTGATGAGGTCGCGTGCCGACTGACGATGGGGCAACGCCATGAGGCGGCAGCTAAAGCTTTGGGCTACCGGATTCAACAAAATATCATGGCCAATATCGGCGAATGTCTGAGGTCGTCTATCGGGATTGCGCCGTCACGGATGCTGGCCAAGACCGCGGCGGATATCGTCAAACCGTTGGGGCTGACCGTGCTTAGGCAGGACGACTTGCCGGGGAAGTTGCTGGATCTGAAGCTGAACGACCTGCCGGGGGTGGGGGCCTCGATGAACCTGCGGCTGAACAAGGCGGGCGTGTTCACCGTGGCGGAACTCTACGCCTTGCCCGCGCCACGTCTGCGTCAGATCTGGGGCGGGATCGGCGGCGATAATTTCTGGTACAGCCTGCACGGCATTGACCCGCCGGAGATGGATACCGTCCGGGGATCGATCAGCCATTCCCATGTACTGGCGTCCGATCTGCGCCCGATTGAGGCGGCGCGCGGGGTGGCCCGGCGGCTGGTGGCCAAATGCGGGTCGCGGCTGCGGCGCATGGGCTATAAATGCGGGGGCTTACATCTGTCGATCCGCGCCGACCGGGGTGATGGCCGCGCTCAGGCCGAGGCCCATTTCGATGTTACCGCCGACAGTTTTCGGATGATTGAGGTCATGGACGGCTTGTGGCGGCACTGTGCGGCCAAACTGAACAGCCCGCGCGTGAAAAAGGTCTCGATCACCTGTACGCGCGTCATACCGGCCGATCTGCCGCCTGATCTGTTTGGCTGGACGCCGGAAGGGGCCGAAGATGCGCGCCACATGCTGGTGCTTAAGGCGCTGGACGGGTTAAATCAGAAATTCGGCAAGGACGCCGTCACCATCGGGCCGCGCACCAAGGTGCATGGTTTTGTCGGCGCGAAGGTGGCCTTTAACCGGATACCGGAAAACGCCGAATTCTGGGAGTAA
- a CDS encoding MFS transporter has protein sequence MSNPVPLPEKPETRLVSDAGASSPPKPPHAPKPPFFKGIRDGLRDNGALVALFSVVFVNMVGFGIVMPLLPFFAEHLNAGPFQVALMFSAYSLGQFFAEPLWGWLSDRLGRKPVLLVTTASNVLFYVALALCGNIWLAIFIRFLSGLGSGNISTIQGYISDMSEPHQRASRMSLLGAAFSLGFIIGPFIGGVLARDAGNSGDEVYALPLYAAAVMAGLAALGVVFFVKESRPKSHAKPPDFLGAFSEARANPVISRVIIATLCYMGAFAGLESIFALWAKHRYNWGPQDIGMIFLCIGITAALMQVVLTRRLVRLYGEARVMAGGLALFGASFILQGANQWAILIAPIVMFGTVGQAVVFSNISALISKAAPPDRQGAMLGFNMSMGAVARIIGPILAGFLFSRFGPDAPILFGAVLCLPAAWMALQVDKAAQKMGIR, from the coding sequence ATGTCGAACCCTGTACCCCTGCCCGAAAAACCGGAAACGCGTTTGGTTTCCGACGCGGGCGCCTCCTCGCCGCCCAAGCCACCTCACGCGCCCAAACCACCGTTTTTCAAGGGCATAAGGGACGGATTGCGCGATAATGGCGCGCTGGTGGCGCTGTTTTCGGTCGTGTTCGTCAATATGGTCGGCTTCGGCATCGTCATGCCGCTGCTGCCATTTTTTGCTGAGCATCTCAACGCCGGGCCGTTTCAGGTTGCGCTGATGTTTTCAGCCTATAGCCTAGGACAGTTTTTTGCCGAGCCTTTGTGGGGCTGGCTGTCCGACCGGCTGGGACGCAAGCCGGTTTTGCTGGTCACCACTGCCTCCAATGTGTTGTTCTATGTCGCCCTTGCTCTGTGCGGCAATATCTGGCTGGCGATCTTCATCCGGTTTTTGAGCGGTCTGGGGTCCGGCAATATCTCGACCATTCAGGGCTATATTTCCGATATGTCCGAACCCCATCAGCGGGCGTCACGCATGAGCCTGCTGGGGGCGGCGTTCTCGCTTGGCTTCATCATCGGCCCGTTTATCGGCGGAGTACTGGCGCGCGATGCCGGTAATTCCGGCGATGAGGTCTACGCCCTGCCGCTCTATGCCGCCGCCGTTATGGCGGGCCTTGCCGCTCTGGGGGTCGTGTTCTTCGTCAAGGAAAGCCGCCCCAAAAGCCATGCCAAGCCGCCTGATTTCTTAGGTGCGTTCAGCGAGGCTCGCGCCAATCCGGTCATCAGCCGCGTAATCATCGCCACGCTTTGTTATATGGGCGCCTTTGCAGGGTTGGAGTCGATCTTCGCCCTGTGGGCCAAGCACCGCTACAACTGGGGCCCGCAGGATATCGGCATGATATTCCTGTGCATCGGCATCACCGCCGCCCTGATGCAGGTGGTACTCACCCGCCGTCTGGTCAGGCTCTATGGTGAAGCCAGGGTCATGGCGGGCGGACTTGCGCTATTTGGGGCCAGCTTTATCCTTCAGGGGGCTAATCAGTGGGCCATACTGATCGCGCCAATTGTCATGTTCGGCACGGTGGGTCAGGCCGTCGTTTTTTCCAACATCTCGGCCCTGATCTCAAAAGCCGCCCCGCCCGACCGGCAAGGGGCAATGCTGGGGTTCAATATGTCGATGGGGGCGGTCGCCCGTATCATAGGCCCTATACTTGCCGGGTTCCTGTTTAGCCGGTTCGGGCCGGACGCCCCGATCCTGTTTGGCGCGGTATTATGCCTGCCCGCCGCATGGATGGCGCTTCAGGTTGATAAGGCGGCACAAAAGATGGGTATTCGGTAG
- a CDS encoding phosphocholine-specific phospholipase C, translated as MPHNRRTLLKAAAGFAAFPAIARALDIPAKVRTGTIKDVEHIVILMQENRSFDHYFGAMNGVQGFGDRFPIPVAHDRTVFAQPREEDKTRLIAPFALNTAKDFRLMRVEGTPHSLKDAQDAWNHGRMDNWPAAKHNHSLGYFTRADIPFQYALADAFTLCDAYFCAMHSGTNPNRVFHWAGKNVGPNGPVIDNGYDDMKHDPKGHGGYDWTTYPERLSAAGVSWQVYQDMKDNFTDNPLVGFKTYRAADKATGGKLAELAKRSVRTRDLDKLKEDVLAGKLPQVSWIVGTAEGSEHPSTSSPAQGADYTAKVLDALTANPEVWAKTVFLINFDENDGYFDHVPPPAPPSLDENGTPLGFAEGAEPEYHQGDDKYRNRPYGLGPRVPMYVISPWSKGGYVASEVFDHTSVIRFIEARFGVSEPNISAWRRAVCGDLTSCFDFKTPNDQPFFAAMPQTTELADRARSLSGETKPQAPETLVAPVQAQGQRPRRTTPYDLGCGVTADRQLSLTNNSLAGAAVFHVYDMDNLAAIPRRFTVNAGKAVAMPLKDTVNLWISGPNGFFRRIEGQAAFTCDWGPKGLELRNLTKAPLTVILRDEAYGAPAQTIALTPQETRLVTVDLAASHNWYDLSLTSGASKLRLSGHIEDGKPSLSDPAGFGAARLDLA; from the coding sequence ATGCCCCACAATCGTCGCACCCTGCTTAAGGCCGCCGCAGGCTTCGCTGCCTTTCCGGCCATTGCCCGCGCCCTAGATATTCCGGCAAAAGTGCGTACCGGCACAATCAAAGATGTCGAGCACATCGTCATCCTGATGCAGGAAAACCGCTCGTTCGACCACTATTTCGGGGCTATGAACGGGGTGCAGGGCTTTGGCGACCGCTTCCCCATCCCTGTGGCGCATGACCGCACCGTCTTTGCCCAACCGCGTGAGGAGGATAAGACGCGTCTGATCGCGCCGTTTGCACTCAATACCGCCAAGGATTTCCGCCTGATGCGGGTCGAGGGCACGCCCCACAGCCTTAAGGATGCGCAGGACGCCTGGAATCACGGCCGCATGGATAACTGGCCGGCCGCCAAGCACAATCATTCGCTCGGCTATTTTACCCGCGCCGACATCCCGTTCCAGTATGCGCTGGCCGATGCCTTTACGCTGTGTGATGCTTACTTTTGCGCCATGCATTCGGGCACCAATCCGAACCGGGTATTCCACTGGGCCGGTAAAAACGTCGGCCCTAATGGCCCCGTTATCGACAACGGCTATGACGACATGAAGCACGATCCCAAAGGCCACGGCGGCTATGACTGGACGACCTATCCTGAACGCCTGAGTGCCGCGGGTGTGTCGTGGCAGGTCTATCAGGACATGAAGGATAACTTCACCGACAACCCCCTCGTCGGCTTCAAGACCTATCGCGCTGCGGACAAAGCGACCGGTGGCAAGCTGGCTGAATTGGCGAAGCGGTCGGTGCGCACCCGCGATCTGGATAAGCTCAAAGAGGATGTGCTGGCGGGCAAACTGCCGCAGGTGTCATGGATCGTCGGCACGGCTGAGGGGTCTGAGCATCCGTCGACCTCATCACCCGCCCAAGGGGCCGATTATACCGCCAAGGTGCTTGATGCCCTCACCGCCAATCCTGAAGTTTGGGCCAAGACCGTTTTCCTGATTAATTTCGACGAAAATGACGGCTATTTCGACCATGTGCCGCCGCCCGCACCGCCATCCCTGGATGAAAACGGCACACCGCTCGGCTTTGCTGAAGGGGCGGAGCCCGAATATCATCAGGGCGACGATAAATATCGCAACCGTCCTTACGGCCTTGGCCCGCGCGTGCCGATGTATGTGATCTCGCCGTGGTCAAAGGGTGGTTATGTCGCCTCAGAAGTGTTCGACCATACCTCGGTCATCCGCTTTATTGAGGCCCGTTTTGGCGTATCAGAACCTAATATCTCCGCCTGGCGACGGGCCGTGTGCGGTGATCTGACCTCATGTTTCGATTTCAAAACGCCCAATGACCAGCCGTTTTTTGCCGCCATGCCGCAAACCACGGAACTGGCCGACCGCGCCCGAAGCTTAAGCGGTGAGACCAAGCCGCAGGCGCCGGAAACTCTGGTTGCACCGGTTCAGGCACAGGGCCAACGGCCGCGCCGGACCACGCCCTATGACTTGGGGTGCGGTGTAACCGCTGATCGCCAGCTCAGCCTGACCAATAATAGTCTCGCAGGGGCGGCTGTCTTTCATGTCTATGACATGGATAACCTGGCCGCCATTCCGCGCCGCTTTACGGTGAACGCCGGTAAGGCCGTCGCCATGCCGCTGAAAGATACCGTTAATCTGTGGATATCCGGCCCGAACGGGTTTTTCCGCCGGATCGAAGGGCAAGCCGCCTTCACCTGTGACTGGGGGCCAAAGGGACTGGAACTGCGTAATCTGACCAAAGCCCCGCTGACCGTCATTTTGCGCGACGAAGCCTACGGCGCCCCGGCCCAGACGATCGCCCTGACGCCGCAGGAAACCCGTCTGGTGACCGTTGATCTGGCCGCTAGCCATAACTGGTACGATCTGAGCCTGACTTCGGGTGCGAGTAAACTGCGCCTAAGCGGTCATATCGAAGACGGCAAGCCATCCCTGTCTGATCCGGCAGGATTTGGCGCGGCCAGACTGGACCTGGCCTAA
- the rplT gene encoding 50S ribosomal protein L20: MARVKRGVTSHAKHKKVLAQAKGFSGRRKNTIRTAKAAVDKAGQYAYRDRRNKKRNFRALWIQRINAAARIEGYTYSQFIHGLTVAAIDIDRKVLSDIAMHDADGFKAIADKVRAALQAA; this comes from the coding sequence ATGGCTCGCGTTAAAAGAGGCGTAACTTCACACGCCAAACACAAAAAAGTTCTGGCCCAGGCTAAGGGTTTTTCCGGCCGCCGCAAGAATACCATCCGCACCGCTAAGGCCGCCGTCGATAAGGCTGGTCAATATGCGTACCGCGACCGTCGCAACAAGAAGCGTAACTTCCGCGCTCTGTGGATTCAGCGTATCAATGCGGCTGCCCGTATCGAAGGCTATACCTATTCGCAGTTCATCCACGGCCTGACCGTCGCTGCGATCGACATCGACCGTAAGGTTCTGTCGGACATCGCGATGCACGACGCCGATGGCTTCAAGGCCATTGCCGATAAGGTTCGCGCCGCTCTGCAAGCTGCCTAA
- the pheS gene encoding phenylalanine--tRNA ligase subunit alpha — MSDYSALQTEIEAEIAAAQDLATLDAVRVSALGKTGRISGLLKTLGALPPEDRKATGAAINAVRDQVQSALDARKDVLEAEHLTKRLERERVDLSLPSAPRPKGGVHPTMQVMDEMIAIFADMGFEVAEGPDIEDDFHNFTALNFPEKHPAREMHDTFFFHPNEGGIRKLLRTHTSPVQIRTMISGKPPFRLIVPGRVFRNDSDQTHTPMFHQIEGLVIDKTIHMGHLKWVFDTFIARFFETDKVITQFRPHHFPFTEPSAEMDVRYTRNGNELKIGDGDKWMEILGSGMVHPNVLTACGIDPNAYQGFAFGMGVDRLAMLKYGVPDLRDMFAADTRWLNHYGFSGFSAPNNASGLS, encoded by the coding sequence ATGAGCGATTATTCCGCGTTACAAACCGAAATCGAGGCTGAAATTGCCGCAGCCCAGGACCTTGCCACGCTTGATGCCGTGCGCGTCTCGGCGCTGGGTAAGACTGGCCGCATTTCCGGCCTGCTGAAGACGCTGGGCGCCCTGCCGCCCGAAGACCGCAAAGCCACGGGGGCGGCCATCAATGCCGTGCGCGATCAGGTTCAATCCGCGCTCGATGCCCGCAAGGATGTACTTGAGGCTGAGCACCTGACCAAACGGCTTGAGCGCGAGCGCGTTGATCTCAGCCTGCCTTCGGCCCCTCGCCCCAAGGGCGGCGTCCACCCGACCATGCAGGTCATGGATGAGATGATTGCCATCTTCGCTGACATGGGCTTTGAGGTCGCCGAAGGGCCGGATATCGAAGACGATTTCCATAACTTCACCGCGCTCAATTTTCCGGAAAAGCACCCAGCGCGGGAAATGCACGATACTTTCTTTTTCCACCCCAATGAAGGCGGGATCAGGAAACTTTTACGCACCCACACCTCACCGGTGCAGATCCGCACCATGATCTCTGGCAAGCCGCCGTTTCGCCTGATCGTGCCGGGGCGCGTCTTCCGCAACGATTCCGATCAGACCCACACCCCGATGTTCCATCAGATCGAAGGTCTGGTGATCGACAAAACCATCCACATGGGCCACCTGAAATGGGTGTTCGACACCTTTATCGCCCGCTTTTTTGAGACCGATAAGGTCATCACCCAGTTTCGGCCGCACCACTTCCCGTTCACCGAACCCTCGGCAGAGATGGATGTGCGCTATACCCGCAACGGCAATGAACTGAAAATCGGTGACGGCGACAAGTGGATGGAAATCTTAGGCTCCGGCATGGTGCATCCGAATGTGCTGACCGCCTGCGGGATCGACCCGAACGCGTATCAGGGCTTTGCCTTTGGCATGGGTGTTGATCGTCTGGCCATGCTCAAATACGGCGTGCCCGATCTGCGCGATATGTTCGCCGCCGATACCCGCTGGCTGAACCACTATGGCTTTAGCGGGTTTAGCGCACCGAATAACGCAAGCGGCCTAAGTTAA
- the pheT gene encoding phenylalanine--tRNA ligase subunit beta, giving the protein MKFSLSWLKDHFDTDADINAVADAMTMAGLEVEDIHDPAKLLKPFSVAKVVSAAQHPNADRLQVLQVDTVDGRKEIVCGAPNARAGMTTIYAPIGAYVPGLDVTLVEKPVRGVISNGMMCSASELQLSDESDGILELSDDLAVGTPAAVVFGAEPVIDFEVTPNRPDWLGVHGIARDLAATGLGTFKDKAIEPIRGTFPSPISVKVDGDACPYFSGRVIRGVKNGPSPKWLQDKLTSIGLKPISALVDITNYLSFDRARPLHVYDLAKLSGNVIEANTGRYLRDKLHGENADKYPTAGVLLQAIDGYYYPITLDTCVILADNGKQILGFGGVMGGESTKVDEQTTDVFLECAWFDPIRTAQTGRDTKITSDALYRFARGVDPESVVPGLELATRLILDLCGGEASEIVVEGAPPARRADVTFDPAYVEKLTGLEVPNDQIETILTALGFGVTKTQNSSGPWTVSVPSFRRDVDGKADLVEEVARIYGFNKIPSTPLPTVAPKNGGVLTPQQARARTARRALAAFGYSEAVTWSFMRQDWAKLFGGGDDKLVLANPIASELNCMRPSVLPNLLEAAGRNASKGFAGAQLFEIGPVYFGDEPNDQKTVITAVKAPTKVRHWGATGEDGLFALKSDLMRLLEEINVPVASLQLVQGSNTAHWHPGRSARLQLGPKQVLAEFGELHPSVLKTLDLDGPVTGGGHVGFEIRLDLLPQPKAKSGKSKGALSISNLMPLTRDFAFVAEDTLAAGDLVRAIKSADKALISDAQVFDIYTGAGVAEGHKSVAVEVTLTPQDKTLTDADIEAVSQKIIAAAGKAGATLRS; this is encoded by the coding sequence ATGAAATTCTCCCTAAGCTGGCTCAAAGATCACTTCGACACCGACGCCGACATAAATGCGGTAGCCGACGCCATGACCATGGCCGGGCTTGAGGTCGAAGACATTCACGATCCGGCCAAGCTGCTGAAACCCTTTAGCGTCGCCAAGGTCGTATCTGCCGCCCAGCACCCCAACGCCGACCGTTTGCAGGTCTTGCAGGTCGATACCGTCGACGGCCGCAAAGAAATCGTCTGCGGCGCGCCCAATGCCCGCGCCGGTATGACCACCATCTATGCGCCAATCGGGGCTTATGTGCCGGGCCTTGATGTCACCCTGGTCGAAAAGCCGGTGCGTGGTGTCATCTCCAACGGCATGATGTGCTCAGCCTCCGAACTGCAACTGTCCGATGAGAGCGACGGTATTTTGGAACTGTCCGACGATCTGGCGGTCGGCACACCTGCCGCCGTGGTGTTTGGTGCCGAACCCGTCATCGATTTCGAAGTCACGCCCAACCGTCCCGACTGGCTGGGCGTGCACGGCATCGCCCGCGACCTGGCCGCCACCGGTTTGGGCACGTTCAAGGATAAGGCCATAGAGCCGATCAGGGGCACCTTCCCGTCGCCGATTTCGGTCAAGGTCGATGGCGACGCCTGCCCCTATTTTTCCGGGCGCGTTATTCGCGGCGTAAAGAATGGCCCCTCGCCCAAGTGGTTGCAGGATAAGCTGACCTCTATTGGCCTCAAGCCCATTTCGGCTCTGGTCGATATCACCAACTACCTGTCGTTCGACCGTGCGCGCCCGCTCCATGTTTATGATCTGGCCAAGCTGTCAGGAAATGTGATTGAGGCAAACACAGGCAGGTATTTGCGTGATAAGCTTCATGGAGAAAATGCTGATAAATACCCAACCGCAGGCGTCCTCTTGCAGGCTATTGATGGTTATTATTACCCAATAACTCTAGATACTTGCGTAATTTTGGCTGACAACGGCAAACAGATCCTAGGATTTGGCGGCGTTATGGGTGGGGAATCCACAAAAGTGGATGAGCAAACCACCGATGTCTTCCTCGAATGTGCCTGGTTCGACCCGATCCGCACGGCGCAGACGGGCCGTGACACCAAGATCACCTCGGATGCCCTTTATCGCTTTGCCCGCGGCGTAGACCCGGAATCGGTCGTGCCGGGACTTGAACTGGCCACCCGTCTGATCCTTGACCTGTGCGGCGGCGAAGCCTCAGAGATCGTCGTCGAAGGCGCGCCCCCTGCCCGCCGCGCCGATGTGACCTTCGATCCAGCCTATGTCGAGAAGCTAACCGGCCTTGAGGTGCCAAACGACCAGATTGAGACCATCCTGACCGCCCTTGGGTTTGGCGTGACGAAAACCCAAAATAGTTCCGGGCCGTGGACCGTCTCCGTGCCGTCCTTCCGCCGCGATGTAGACGGTAAGGCCGATCTGGTTGAAGAAGTCGCGCGCATCTATGGCTTCAACAAAATCCCATCGACGCCGTTACCGACGGTCGCACCAAAAAACGGCGGCGTCCTGACACCCCAACAAGCCCGCGCCCGCACGGCCCGCCGCGCTCTGGCGGCCTTTGGTTACAGCGAGGCGGTGACATGGTCGTTTATGCGTCAGGACTGGGCCAAACTGTTCGGCGGCGGCGACGATAAACTGGTGCTAGCTAATCCGATCGCCTCGGAACTGAACTGTATGCGCCCGTCCGTTCTGCCCAACCTGCTCGAAGCCGCCGGTCGCAATGCGTCTAAGGGCTTTGCCGGGGCGCAACTGTTTGAAATCGGGCCGGTCTATTTTGGCGATGAACCGAACGATCAGAAAACCGTGATTACGGCGGTTAAGGCCCCAACCAAGGTGCGCCACTGGGGTGCCACCGGTGAGGATGGGTTGTTCGCGCTCAAATCCGACCTGATGCGCCTGCTGGAAGAGATCAATGTGCCGGTGGCGTCCCTTCAACTGGTGCAGGGCTCAAACACGGCGCACTGGCATCCGGGTCGGTCGGCGCGCTTGCAACTGGGGCCAAAGCAGGTGCTGGCCGAATTTGGCGAACTGCACCCCAGCGTACTGAAAACCCTCGATCTTGACGGGCCGGTGACCGGCGGAGGCCATGTTGGTTTTGAGATCAGACTTGACCTGTTGCCGCAACCCAAGGCCAAATCCGGCAAATCGAAGGGCGCGCTTAGTATATCGAACCTCATGCCCCTGACCCGCGATTTCGCATTTGTGGCTGAGGATACTCTGGCCGCCGGTGATCTGGTGCGCGCCATCAAGAGTGCGGATAAGGCGCTGATTTCCGACGCTCAGGTGTTTGATATCTATACCGGCGCAGGCGTGGCTGAGGGTCACAAATCCGTGGCGGTCGAAGTCACCCTGACGCCGCAGGACAAGACCCTGACCGATGCCGATATCGAGGCCGTCTCGCAAAAGATCATCGCTGCTGCGGGGAAAGCTGGCGCGACGCTCAGGTCATAA